In Pseudomonas sp. LRP2-20, the genomic window CACGCACGGCGCCTTCAGCGGCTGCCCGTGCAGCACGATCTGCCGGGCGATACCCGCGTGCACCTTGGCCACTTCGCGCGATTCACCTTCCAGGTCACCGAGGATCAGCGGGCTGAAGCCTGCCTGGCGGGCTTTGACCGCGGCGGCTTCGAGCGATTGCTGGGGCTTGGCGATCAGCTGGAAGTGGCTGCGGGCCAGGGCCGGGTCATCGGCCTTGACGGTTTCCGAGGCGGGGTTGTTGAGCCAGTCGATGACGGCTTGCGGTGCTTCGATGTTGTAGCGTTTGAGGATCGCCAGGGCATCGGCCGAGGTGCTCGGGTCGGCCACGGTCGGGCCGGAGGCGATGACGGTGGCCAAGTCGCCAGGCACGTCGGAAATGGCATAGGTGTACACGGTGGCTGGCCAGCAGGCCTTGGCCAGGCGGCCGCCCTTGATCGCCGAGAGGTGCTTGCGCACGCAGTTCATCTCGCCGATGGTGGCGCCGGATTTGAGCAGCGCCTTGTTGATCTGTTGCTTGTCAGCCAGGGTCAGGCCTTCGGCTGGCAGTGCCAGCAGGGCGGACCCACCGCCAGACAGCAGGAAGATGACGCGGTCTTGTTCGTTGAGGTTGCTGACCAGCTCCAGTACGCGCTTGGCCACGGCCAGGCCGGCGGCGTCGGGGACCGGGTGAGCGGCTTCGACCACCTCGATCTTCTGGCAGTTGGCACCGTGGCCGTAGCGGGTCACGACCAGGCCGCAGACTTCGCCCTGCCAGCTCTTTTCCACTACTTCGGCCATGGCGGCTGCGGCCTTGCCGGCGCCGATGACGATGACCCGGCCGCTACGGTCGGCGGGCAGGTAGGGTTCGAGGACTTGGCGCGGGTGGGCGGCGGCGATGGCTGTGTCGAACAGGTCGCGGAGAAGTTTTTGCGGATCGACCGACATGGCAGGCTCCCAATTATTGTTGTTCTGCAGAATCAAAAACGCCCCTGGAACTGCCTCCGTGCAGGCCGAACCAGGGGCGGGTGTTGCTCGGTACCACCTTTGAACCTGTGGTCGCAGGTTCAAAGGTGTTGGCTTCTTCGCGGGTAAACCCGCTGCCACACGGCCTCACAGAGGCTGAAGACGGCGTAAAACCTGTGGGAGCGGGTTCACCCGCGAAGAGGCCGGTGAAGGCTAAAAATTACTTACTGGTCGTCGCGGATCGAGAAGTTGGCCATGTGCTCCAGGCCTTTGATCAGCGCCGAGTGGTCCCAGTTGCCGCCGCCCAGGGCCTGGCAGGTGTTGAACACTTGCTGGG contains:
- a CDS encoding glycerate kinase; its protein translation is MSVDPQKLLRDLFDTAIAAAHPRQVLEPYLPADRSGRVIVIGAGKAAAAMAEVVEKSWQGEVCGLVVTRYGHGANCQKIEVVEAAHPVPDAAGLAVAKRVLELVSNLNEQDRVIFLLSGGGSALLALPAEGLTLADKQQINKALLKSGATIGEMNCVRKHLSAIKGGRLAKACWPATVYTYAISDVPGDLATVIASGPTVADPSTSADALAILKRYNIEAPQAVIDWLNNPASETVKADDPALARSHFQLIAKPQQSLEAAAVKARQAGFSPLILGDLEGESREVAKVHAGIARQIVLHGQPLKAPCVILSGGETTVTVRGNGRGGRNAEFLLSLTESLKGLPGVYALAGDTDGIDGSEENAGAFMTPSSYARAQALGLSASDELDNNNGYGYFAALDALIVTEPTRTNVNDFRAILILETAQS